A section of the Gloeobacter violaceus PCC 7421 genome encodes:
- a CDS encoding TMEM165/GDT1 family protein — protein sequence MDWKLVGVTFGAIFLAELGDKTQLATFLMTAKSGSPWAVFLGSSLALVLASLLGVLAGAWLSKLIPPTYLQLGAAAGFVIIGCLMFYQVWRGG from the coding sequence ATGGACTGGAAACTGGTGGGCGTCACTTTTGGGGCCATTTTCCTGGCGGAGTTGGGGGATAAGACGCAGCTCGCCACATTTTTGATGACCGCCAAGTCGGGCTCGCCCTGGGCGGTGTTCTTGGGCTCTTCGCTGGCGCTGGTATTGGCGAGCCTGTTGGGGGTGCTGGCGGGCGCGTGGCTGAGCAAGCTTATTCCTCCCACCTACTTGCAATTGGGCGCAGCGGCGGGATTTGTAATCATCGGCTGCTTGATGTTCTACCAGGTCTGGCGCGGC